Part of the Halostella litorea genome is shown below.
CGTCGGCCCATGATAGAGGACGAAACCGAGCGGATCGACGACCTGGGTGAGGCGACCATCGTGTACGAGGGACCGGACGGCGACGCCGTCGAGCGGACGGTCGACAACGACCACATCGCGTACTTCCAGGACCACTGGATCGTCAAGGTCGACGAGGAGGCGGAGGCGGCGGACGACGACGCCGGTCCCTCGCGGTCGGACAGCGACACCGTCCGGCGGATCCCCGCCCAGCGGGTGTACTACGTCGAGCGGTCGGTCGAGGAGTTCGAGGAGGAGGTCAAGACGCTCAAGGACCAGGTGCAGTCGTTCACGGAGGACCTGCGGTCGAAGTTCCTCGGCGACGACGGCGGCGGCGGGAGCGACCGCGAACCGCAGCGGATCGAGGTCGAGCGCGAGGGAAGCGAGTCCGAGTCCCGGTAACGGGACGGAACGCGGGCCGACCTACTCCCCGACCCGCTCGGCCGCATCGCGGACTAGCCCGTCGATGATCTCGGGCGTCGTGGGGTGGTAGGCGCGGTCGGGGATATCGCGTACGTCGAGTTCCATCTCGACGGCGAGTTGCATCGTCTTCGCCATCACGTCCGCGTGGTAGTGCAGGCCCTGATAGCCGAGCACGGTGCCGTCGTCGGGGTCGACGACCAGCGTCGCCCGGCCCTCGGGTACGTCCTTCGACTTGAACACGCCGTCGTCGCTGGCCGCGCGGGTGACGGCGACGTGGTCGACGTCCCGGCGCCTTGCGGCGTCCACGGAGTAGCCGACGCGGACGTAGGGGTAGACGCCGAGCCCCGAGAAGACGACGTGGTGGTGGACGTTCTCGTAGGGCTCCAGCGCCTCGCCGCGGGCGTGGGCGAGGACGTTCTCGGCGGCCCGTATCCCCTGCTCCTTGGCGACGTGGAGGATCGGCTCGCGCCCGTTCACGTCGCCGACGACGAACGTCCGCTCGTCGTCGCGGGCCTGCATCGTGTCCGCGACCCAGCCCGACCCCGGTTCGAGCGCGGTGTGTTCGATCCCGAGGCCGTCGAGGTTCGGCCGCCGGCCGGTGAAGAGGAACAGTTCCTCGGCCTCGACGGCCTCGGACTCGCCGTCGCGGTCGACGTGGAGGCGGACGCCGCCGTCGTCGGTCGGCTCCAGCCGCCTCTCCCGCGTTTCGGTGCGGATATCCACGTCCCAGTTGTCCTCGTAGAGGTCGAGCAGTTCGTCGCCGTACTCGGGGTCGGCCTCGTCGAGCGGCCGCTCGTCGTGTTCGATCACGGTCAGTTCCGTCCCGGCCTCCGCGAGGTACGGGACGAGTTCGAGGCCGACGTAACCGAAGCCCATCACGACGCCGCTGTCGGGGAGGCTCGTCGCGTCGAGCACGTCGGCGCTGGTCATGTACTCCACGTCGCCGATCCCGTCGACGTCGGGGACGTTGACCGTCGAGCCGGTGGCGATCACGACGTAGTCGGCCTCGACGGTCCGGTCGCCGACGGCGAGCGTGTGGTCGTCGACGAACCGGGCGGTATCGTGCAGGAACTCCACGTCGTCGCGCTCGGCCAGGTCGTGGACCGCGGCCCGCCGGTGCTCCGCGAAGCCGAGCACGTGGTCGTCTTTCGTCGCCACCACGCGTTCGAGGTCTATCTCGGGGAGGTCGCCGGTCAGGCGGCGGTCGTGGCGCGCCTGGAAGCGGTGTGCGCCCGCCGAGATGACCTCCTTGGAGGGCATGCAGCCACGGAGGATACAGAGGCCGCCGCCGGGGTCGCCGTCGTCGACCAGCGTCAGTTCCACGTCGGGGGCGTCGGCGAGTTCGCCCGCGACCGGGACGCCGGCGCTGCCGTAGGCTCCGATGATGGCGACGTGTGGCATGTGGGGACCTGCGTCCGCCGGCGGCTTAGGGGTTCGGGCGACGTGTGTGCCCGCCGACCGACCGCTACCGCGAGATGCGGTGGAGCTTGTCGCCGACGACGGACTCGACCTCCGCCTTGGTCACGGCGGCGACGTCGCCCGGGATAGTGCGCTTGAGCGACGCGGTCGCGGCGGCGTACTCCAGGGCCTGGGGCACGTCGTCGCCGGAGAGCCGCCGCCCGAGGAACGCGCCGACGAACGCGTCGCCCGTGCCGATGGCGTCGACGGTGTCGGCCTCGTAGGTGTCCTGGTCGTGGACGACGTTGTCGTGCCAGGCCAGCGAGCCGTGCTCGCCCTGCGTGACGAGGACGGTCTGGAACTCGTACTCCGAGGCAAGATGGTGGGCGAGTTCCGGGGCGTCGCCGTCGTAGTCCAGCACCCGCTGGGCGTCCCGGAACGGGATCACGAGGACGTCGACCAGCTGGAACAGCTTCGTCACCGTCCCCCGGGCCTCCTCGGGGGACCAGAGCTTCGAGCGGTAGTTCAGGTCGAACGCCGTCGTCGTCCCCGCCTTCTTGGCGACCTGCAGGAGGTTCGCCGTCGTGTCCCGCAGCGTGTCCGACAGCGCCGGCGTGATCCCGCTCGTGTAGAACGCTCGGGCGTCCCGGACGACGCTCAGGTCGAACTCCTCGGCCGAGGCAGTCGTGACCGCGGCGTTCTCGCGGTCGTAGATGACGTTCGTCCCGCGGGGCTTGCCGGCGTGTTCGAGGTAGTAGGTCCCCTGCCGGCCGTCCTCGGACCAGACGACCTCGGTGTCGATGCCGTAGCCGCGCAGGCCGTTGTCGACGCGCCGCCCGAGCGGGGAGTCGGGAAGCTTCGACATCCACGTCGACACCGCGCCGAGGCGCTCGGCGGCGATGGCGACGTTGCTCTCCGCGCCGGCGGCGCGGAACTCCAGTTCGTCGGTCGTCTCCAGTCGCTCGTTGCCGGGCGGCGAGAGCCGGAGCATCGTCTCGCCGAAGGTCACGAGATCGCTCATGGGATCACCCCGATCGGCCGGAGGGCGGCGACCCGCTGGCGTTCGATCGGCTGGTACATACCCCCGCAAACGGACGGGGCCGGTATAAGTCCCCCCGATCGATCAGCCGGACCGCCGGCCGCCGTGGCCGGGGTAGTCCCGCTCGAACCGGTCGGTCAGTTCGTCGTCGTCGAGTTCGATCACCACGGGGCGGCCGTGCGGGCAGGCGTAGGGGTTCTCGCAGCCGTCGAGCGCCGCGAGCAGGTCCGTCACCGCGCCCTCCGAAAGCGACGTGTTGCCCGTCACCGAGGGGTAGCAGGCCAGGTCGGCGATGAACTCGTCGGCCAGCGACTCGACCGTCTCCCGGCCTGACGCGTCCTCGGCCGTCTCGACGAACGACGCGAGTACGTCGCGCAGGTCCTCGGGGTCGAGCGTCTCGTCGAACACCGCGGGGACCGTCGTCACCTCGACGGCCCGGTCGCCGGCGCGGTCCGCGTAGAACCCGAGGCTCGCGAGCGCGTCGGCGTAGTCATCGAACAGCGCCGCCTCCCCGGCCGTCAGTTCGACCGCGACCGGTTCGGCCAGCGACTGCGCAGTCGTGTCGCCCGCGAACGCCTCGCGCAGTCGCTCGTAGTTCACCCGCTCGTCGGCCGCGTGCTGGTCGACCAGCGCCAGCCCCTCGTCGGTCTCGGCGACGACGTACGTGTCCCGGAACTGCCCGAGCACGCGCATCGCCGGGAGGCTGTCGTACTCCCGGGTCCGGTCGACGGAGCCGCCGGTCAGCGTCCGCTGCTCGGTCGGCCCGTCGAACTTGTCGGCGGCGTCCGCGGCGGCAGTCGGTTCGGCTCCGTCGCGGCCGCCGCCCGACTCGGGGGTGTCGTCGTCCCGGTCGGCGGCCCGCGACGCGTCCGTCCGCGGCGACGTACCGGACGTTTCGGCCTCGGCGGCGGCGTCCGAACCGGTCGTTTCGCCGGAAGCGTTCGCGTCGACCGACCCCGTAGACGCTGCGTCCGACGACCCGGTCGGTTCGCTCGCGACGGTCGATCCGGTCCCGCCGGGCCGGGTTCCGCCCGCGTCCGCCCCCGCCGGGTCTGACTCGTCCGGCGCGACCGCACCGTCCGGGGTATCCACGGCGGCCGCGTCGGCGCGGGCCGTGTGCCCGTTGTCGGCGTCGCCGGCGTCCGTCTGTACGCCATCCGCGGCCTCGTTCCCGTCGCGCTCCGACTCCGCAGCCGCGCCGTCGTCCGGCCGTACCGACGTCTCGTCCGGCGCGGAGCGGCCCCGCGGCGCGCTCGACCGGACGAGGCCGTGGTCGAGCAGCGCGTCCTCGACGGCGCCCTCGACCTGCCGGCGCAGGCCGGCCTCGTCGTCGAACCGCGCTTCCATCTTGCGGGGGTGGACGTTCACGTCGACGGACGCCGGCGGCACGTCGAGAAAGAGCACGACGAAGGGGTAGCGGTCGGCGGCGAGCTGGCCGCCGTAGGCCTCCAGCACGGCCTCGCGGACCGCGTCGGCGGTGACGTACCGGCCGTTGACGAACGTCGAGACGTACTCCCGGCCGGATCGGTTCGTCTCGGGGTGGCTGACGTAGCCCGAGACGCCGTCGAGCGGGCCGGCGGGGAGGTCGTCGCCCGGCACCTCGATCATCGCCTCGGCGACCTCGCGGCCGTACACCGAGAGGACGGCCGAGCGGAGGTCCCCCCGCCCGGTCGTCGAGAACGTCTCGCGGCCGTCGTGGGTCAGCGACACCGCGACGTCCGGGTTCGCCAGCGCGTACCGCGTGACGACGCGGTTGACGTGGGCGAACTCCGTCGCCTCGGTCTTGAGGTACTTCCGTCGGGCCGGCGTGTTGTAGAACAGGTCGTCCACCGCGACGGTCGTCCCCGGCGGCCGCCCCGCGGGCGACACGTCGGTCACCTCGCCGCCCTCGTAGCGCAGTTCCGTCGCCGCGTCGTCGGCGTCGCGGGGCTTCGTGGTGATCGTCAGCCGCGACACCGCGCCGATGGTGTGGAGCGCCTCGCCCCGGAAGCCGAGCGTCGTCAGCCCGGATTCGAGGTCGGCCAGCCCGTCGATCTTGCTCGTGGTGTGCTCCCGGACGGCCGCGCGGACGTCCGCCTCGGTCATCCCGACCCCGTCGTCGCTCACGACGATGCCGTCGATGCCGCCGCGCTCGACCTCCACGTCGACCCGCGAGGCGTCGGCGTCGAGGCTGTTCTCGACCAGTTCCTTCACCGCGCTGGCGGGGCGCTCGACCACCTCGCCGGCCGCGATCCGCTGGACCGTCGACTCGTCGAGTTCGCGTATCTCCGTCTCGCTCACCGTCGATCCGCCTCCGGTCGCTGGTTCGCGGGAGTCATTGGCTGAGGATCCGACCGGCGGCACTTGAACGTGCGGGACGGCAGTATTGGATCCGTCGGCGGATCCGTATTGTGCAGGGAATTCGGGTTTGGACAAAACACTTACCGCGGGCGACTCATCGCCGAGTATGGACGCCCGCCTCCTTCGGATCGTTCTGGTCGTCTCCCTCATGACTGTAGCCGGCTGTGCAAGTCAGTCCCCGCGGCCAGCCGAATCCGGTCCGCTAGTGGTCGTCGAAAACGGGGACCACGAACACGGTATCACGGTGGAGAACGAACGGAACGCCTCGCAAACGCTCCGGATCACGGTCCAGCGAGGTGAGAAGATGGTGTACAACCGGACCCACTCCATCGAGCCCGACTCCAGGGAGCAGGTCGCTGGCATCGTCAATGAATCGGTTTCGTATCCGAGCACGGTGAACGTGACCGCAACCAGTAGCGACGGGCAGTCGGCCTCCGTCAACAAGTCTCTCAGCGGCTGTCTCGGGGATTATTACGTCACGACCAGAGGTGAGAGCGGACTGGAGATGACGTACACTATCTGCTGAAAGCACGTTACCCCCGCCACCGCTGCGCGACGACGGTCACCGTGGCGAACGTCGCGCCGAAGACGACGCCGAGGATCAGCGCACGGTGTGACGATCCGTCGCTCAGCAGCAGTTCCGCGGCCGCGTACGTTCCGCCGGGGACGAGCGCGAGCAGCAGCCACCACGCGACCACGTGGTCGCGGAGCCAGCGGTCCGCGGCCGCGTACGACGAGCGAAGCTTGGAGGACACCATGGGCCACCCGACACGTATGAGCGGGGAAAGCCTTTCGCCGGTGCCGCGACCGGTGCAACTTTGCCGAGTTCGTCCCTAGTCCGAGTATGCCACGCGTTGGAGTCGTCGGCGCGGGGGCGGCCGCCGCCGCGGCGACGCACGTCGTCGACGCGACGGTGCCCGAAGCCGACGTGACCGTCCTGGAGAAGTCCGGCGGCGTCTGCGGCCGCGCCGCGACGCGCCGCCGGGGCGACGTGACGTACGACTACGGCGCGAACTACGTAAAAGACGACGACGAGCGCGTCGTCGACCTGCTGACCGGGGCGCTGGACGACGAGGGCCTCGTCGACGTCGCCGAACCGGTGTGGACGTTCGATGCGGACGGCGCGGTGAGCGAGGGCCGCGACGACGACGAGCGCAAGTGGACGTACCGCTCGGGGCTGACGCAGGTCGCGAAGCGGCTGTTCGGCGCGACGGACGCGACGGTCCATCGCCGGACGCGGGTCGAGCGCGTCGTCCGCGACGGCGACGACTGGCGGCTGGTCGACGCCGACGGGGGCGAGTGGGGGCCGTTCGACGCGCTGGTGTTGAACCCGCCGGCGCCCCAGACCGCGGACCTGTTCCGGGACGCCGACTGGGACGACCCTGCTCGCGACCACCTCGCCGCCGCCGCCGCGGCCGTCGACTACCGGACCATCTGGACCGCGGTGTTGCACTACCCCTTCGAACTCGACCGGCCGTACTACGCGCTGGTCAACCCCGGCAAGGACCACGCGGTCGGCTGGATCGCCCGCGAGGAGTGCAAGCCCGGCCACGTGCCGGACGGCGAGTCGCTGCTGGTCGTGCAGGCGAGCCACGAGTGGTCGGTCGAGCGCTACGACGACCCGCCCGAGGGGAACGTCGCGGACCTGGCCGCGATGACGGCCGACGTCGTCGGCGACGACCGCCTCGCGGAGCCGGACTGGACGGACCACCAGGGGTGGCGCTACGCACTGCCCGAGGCGGGCGTCCGACCCGGGCCGATCGACGACGCCGCCGCCCACGACCTCCACGTCGTCGGCGACTGGGTCGCCGGCGAGGGGCGGCTCCACGCGGCGCTGCGGAACGGGCTAGAGACGGGCGAGCGGCTGGCGTACGCGCTGTGACCGCGGGCCAGCAGGTCGGCGGGGGGTGGCGGGCTATCGGTCCGGCCGACTCGCGTCCACGTCCGGGTCGGACTCGGCGTCGGCCCCCGACGGCGCGTTCGTGACCGGAACGTCGGCGATCGGTTCCTCCTCGGGGCCCATCCCGGTCGTCACGACCTGACGGAGCCCCTCGCGGACGCTCATGTCTATCTCGGTGATCTGGTCCTCGGGGACCAGGGCCAGCCGGCCGCCGGTCGGGTTCGGGCTGTTGGGGAGGAACACGTTGTACGCCCGCTCGTCCGTCGCCGAAAGCACCGGCTCGGGGCTCTCGCCGGTGACGAAGCCGAGCGCGTAGATGCCGTCGCGCGGGTACTCGACCAGCACGACGCTGTCGTACCGGCTGTCGCGCTCGACGAGTGCGCTGGCGACCTGCCGGACGCTGGAGTAGATGGTGTTGACGAGCGGGACGAAGTTGACCACTCGCCCGACGTTGCCGAACAGGCGGCTCCCGACGGTGCGGCCGGCGAGCGAGCCCAGCGCGACGAGCGCCCCGAGTATCAGGACGACCGCCAGCACCTGCGCGGCGAGTTGGTCGTTGCCCGTGTACTGGGTGAGGCGCGTCCCGGCGACGACCGGGTCTATCACCACGAGGCTCCAGCGGACGAGCGTGGTGACGACGTACAGCGTGACGACGAGCGGCGCGACGAGGAGCAGCCCCGCCACGAACCGCCGCCTGAGGGCGTCCCAGAGAGCCATACCGTCGCATCGGAGTCCCGACACAAAACCCCCGCGGTCGGACAGCCCCCGCCGTCGGCCGACCGCCCCCCGCCGGAACGGTCATCAGGACGGACGCCGTAGCGCCGCGCGATGGAGACGCTGGAGCTTCCGAACGGCGAGACGGTGACGCCCGAGGACGTGTTCCTCTTCGGCGGCTACCCGTACCGGTTCGTCCCGGGGGACGACGCCGCCGCCTTCTACCTCTCGCCGCTGTACTGGGGCGGCGGGGAGATGGACATCCCCTTCGACGACCGCGAGCAACTCGCCGACCAGTGGGGCGAGGACGGCCGGGCGACGGGGACGCTCTCCGAACCCGAGTGGGAGGACTGGCTCGTCGAGGCCCGCGCACAGGAGCAGTTCGACGACGAGGAACTGGACGCCGTCGCCCGCGAGGTCGGCGTCGACGCCGGCGGCCCGCTGCGGCGGCTGCTGCGGCGGTTCCGGTAGTCCGGCGGGCTTTTTTGTTCGTCCCGCGAACCGGGTAGTGATGCCCTCCACTCGCACCGTGGCCGGGGTCGCCCTGGCCCTTGCGGTCGGGTCAGTGGCCGCCGCGGCGACCGCCGTGGAAGCCTCGATAGCCCCCGCGCTGGACTCGCCGCGGTCCGGTCGCGGCGGTGGCGGGGGCGGATCGCTGTACGGCCTCCTGTTGCTGCTGTTGACACGCGTGCTCGCCGTCTTCGGCATCCACGTGGAACTGGGCGGCGGGGGCGCGCCGTCGTTCCTGCCCGTCGCCCTCCGCTGGCTGGCGGCCAACCTGCCGGCGCTCCTCGGGGCGGTGGCGCTGCTCGCCGTCGTCGCGCTGGCGGTGCGGTACCGCGACGGCGTCGTCGCCGCGACCCGCTCCGTGCGGTCGCGCTCCCGGTCGCCCGCGTCGGGTGACGGGCGGTCGGACTGGTCGCCGGGCGACCCGTCGAACGCCGTCGAGGCGGCCTGGGTCGAACTGGTGTCGCGGGCCGACGCCGCCAGGCCGGCGTCCCGGACGCCCGCCGAGTGGGAGCGGGCGGGCGTCGACTCGGGCCTGCCCGCGGCGGCCGTGGACCGCGCCGTGTCGCTGTTCCGGGCGGTCAGGTACGGCGGCCGCCCCGTGACCGACGAGCGCGCGGCGCGGGCCGAGACGCTCCGCCGCCGGCTGGCGGGGGACGGCGAGACGGCGACGGATGCCGAGGGGCCGTCGGAGACGGGGTCGGCGGACGCAGCGGCATCGGACCGGGCGGAAGAGCGGGGAGGGGATCGGGGGGACGATGCCGTCGACGGCTGAGTTCGACCCCGTGGCGCTCGCCCGGCGGGGACTGCTCGCCGTCGCCGCGCTGCTCGCCGCCGTGGCGGCCGTCGCAGCGCTGGCCGGCCCCGACGCGCTGGGCCGCCCGCTTGCCGACGCCGCGGACCCGGGCTCGCTCGTCGCGGCGGCGTTCGCGACGGTCGGGATCACGCTCGGCGCGCTGCTGGCGACGCTGTCGTGGCTGCCGGCGCTGGAGGACGACGGGTCGACGCGCCCGCCCGAGGAGGCCACGGCGACGCCGTATCCGGGGTCGTCCCTCGACAGCGCCGCGGGCGGGCTTGGGTTGGCGCCGGGGCTGTACGGGGCCGACCGCCGCGCGGTCCGCGAACGGCTCCGCGAGACGGCCGTCAGGACGACGATGGCGGCCGAGGGCTGCTCCCGCGAGGCGGCGCTGACCGCCGTCGAGTCGGGGCGCTGGACCGACGACCCGGTCGCCGCCGCCTTCCTCGGCGACGTTGCCCCGCCGCGCCACCTGCGGCCGCTGTACCGCGTCTCGTCGTCGTACGCGTTCGGCCGGGGAGCCCGCGCCGCCGTCCGCGAACTCGACCCGGACCGGCCGTCGGCCGGTGAGTCGGCGTGACCGAGTTCCGCCGGACCGGTCGCTGGCGACCCGCGGTCCCCGCGGCGGCGGTGCTCGTCGCGGCCGGCGTGTATCTCGGCGACGCGGGCGTGCTGCTGGCGGCGGCCGTCCCCGCAGCCTACGCCGCCTACCCGTGGCTGTCCCGTCCGCCGGCCGTCTCGCTGTCGCTCACGCGGACGGCGACGCCGGCGTCGCCCGACCACGGCGACCGGGTGACCGTCGAGGCGACGCTCACGAACGACGGGCGGTCGGTCCTGCCGGCCGTCGAGTTCGCCGACGGCGTCCCCGACCACCTCGTCGTGGTCGAGGGGTCGCCCCGCGGGGCCGCCGCGCTCCGGCCGGGCGAGTCGACGACGGTCCGGTACGACGTGGTGGCGAAACGGGGCACGCACGCGTTCGACCCGGCCGACGTGACGGTCCGGGACGTGAGCGGCGGCCACGAGGCGACGCTTTCCGTCGCCGGGGACGACGCCGGCGCGACCGAACTGGCGTGTCCGCCGTCGGCCCCCGAGGGCGGGGTGCCGTCGCGGGCCGGGCGCTACCCCGGCCGGGGCGACGCGGCGTCGTTCGACGCCGGCGTCGAGTTCGCCCGGGTCCGGGAGTACCGACCGGGCGACTCGCCGGGACGGATCGACTGGCGGCGCTACGCCCGCGACCGGAAGCTGACGACCGTGGAGTCGCCCGCCCAGCGCGCCGCGACGCTCGTCCTCTGTCTGGACGCCCGCCCGTGTGCGTTCCGCTCCGCCGGGGCGGGGGAACCCCACGCGGTCGCCTACGCGGCCGACGCGGCACGGGCCGTCGGCGAGGCCGCCCTCGACCGCGGCGACCGGGTCGGCCTCGCCGTCGTCGGGGAGTCGTTCGAGTGGATCCCCCCGTCCGGCCGCCCCCTCACGGAGCGCGGCGTCGGCGCGACGCTCGACGAGCACGCAGTGGCGAAGCCGCCGGCCCGCCCGCCGACGCCCGGCGCGCCCGGCGACCGCGAGGGGTTGCTGGCCGCGCTCCCGCAGGACGCACACGCCGTCTGGTTCGCGCCGCTGGTCGGCGAGTACGTGGCTGGGACGGCCCGGCGACTGGCCGCCGCCGGGCGGGACGTGACGGTCGTCAGCCCGGACGTGACAACGGCCGCGACGGCCGGCGGCCGCGTCGCCCGCGTCGAGCGCGACGCCCGGATCGCGGCGCTTCGCAACGCGGGGATCCCAGTGGCGGACTGGGACCCGGCCGAACCGCTCGCCGCGGCGTTTGCCCGCGCCGGGCTGGGGGGGTCGCCGTGACGCCGTCGCCCGTCTCGTTCCGCGGTCGCCCGGCGCGGGCCGGGAGCGCGCTGTCGCTTTGCTTCGCGCTCG
Proteins encoded:
- a CDS encoding DUF502 domain-containing protein is translated as MALWDALRRRFVAGLLLVAPLVVTLYVVTTLVRWSLVVIDPVVAGTRLTQYTGNDQLAAQVLAVVLILGALVALGSLAGRTVGSRLFGNVGRVVNFVPLVNTIYSSVRQVASALVERDSRYDSVVLVEYPRDGIYALGFVTGESPEPVLSATDERAYNVFLPNSPNPTGGRLALVPEDQITEIDMSVREGLRQVVTTGMGPEEEPIADVPVTNAPSGADAESDPDVDASRPDR
- a CDS encoding DUF7269 family protein, whose protein sequence is MPSTAEFDPVALARRGLLAVAALLAAVAAVAALAGPDALGRPLADAADPGSLVAAAFATVGITLGALLATLSWLPALEDDGSTRPPEEATATPYPGSSLDSAAGGLGLAPGLYGADRRAVRERLRETAVRTTMAAEGCSREAALTAVESGRWTDDPVAAAFLGDVAPPRHLRPLYRVSSSYAFGRGARAAVRELDPDRPSAGESA
- a CDS encoding dihydrolipoyl dehydrogenase family protein: MPHVAIIGAYGSAGVPVAGELADAPDVELTLVDDGDPGGGLCILRGCMPSKEVISAGAHRFQARHDRRLTGDLPEIDLERVVATKDDHVLGFAEHRRAAVHDLAERDDVEFLHDTARFVDDHTLAVGDRTVEADYVVIATGSTVNVPDVDGIGDVEYMTSADVLDATSLPDSGVVMGFGYVGLELVPYLAEAGTELTVIEHDERPLDEADPEYGDELLDLYEDNWDVDIRTETRERRLEPTDDGGVRLHVDRDGESEAVEAEELFLFTGRRPNLDGLGIEHTALEPGSGWVADTMQARDDERTFVVGDVNGREPILHVAKEQGIRAAENVLAHARGEALEPYENVHHHVVFSGLGVYPYVRVGYSVDAARRRDVDHVAVTRAASDDGVFKSKDVPEGRATLVVDPDDGTVLGYQGLHYHADVMAKTMQLAVEMELDVRDIPDRAYHPTTPEIIDGLVRDAAERVGE
- the kdgK1 gene encoding bifunctional 2-dehydro-3-deoxygluconokinase/2-dehydro-3-deoxygalactonokinase; this encodes MSDLVTFGETMLRLSPPGNERLETTDELEFRAAGAESNVAIAAERLGAVSTWMSKLPDSPLGRRVDNGLRGYGIDTEVVWSEDGRQGTYYLEHAGKPRGTNVIYDRENAAVTTASAEEFDLSVVRDARAFYTSGITPALSDTLRDTTANLLQVAKKAGTTTAFDLNYRSKLWSPEEARGTVTKLFQLVDVLVIPFRDAQRVLDYDGDAPELAHHLASEYEFQTVLVTQGEHGSLAWHDNVVHDQDTYEADTVDAIGTGDAFVGAFLGRRLSGDDVPQALEYAAATASLKRTIPGDVAAVTKAEVESVVGDKLHRISR
- a CDS encoding NAD(P)/FAD-dependent oxidoreductase; translation: MPRVGVVGAGAAAAAATHVVDATVPEADVTVLEKSGGVCGRAATRRRGDVTYDYGANYVKDDDERVVDLLTGALDDEGLVDVAEPVWTFDADGAVSEGRDDDERKWTYRSGLTQVAKRLFGATDATVHRRTRVERVVRDGDDWRLVDADGGEWGPFDALVLNPPAPQTADLFRDADWDDPARDHLAAAAAAVDYRTIWTAVLHYPFELDRPYYALVNPGKDHAVGWIAREECKPGHVPDGESLLVVQASHEWSVERYDDPPEGNVADLAAMTADVVGDDRLAEPDWTDHQGWRYALPEAGVRPGPIDDAAAHDLHVVGDWVAGEGRLHAALRNGLETGERLAYAL
- the mutL gene encoding DNA mismatch repair endonuclease MutL; this encodes MSETEIRELDESTVQRIAAGEVVERPASAVKELVENSLDADASRVDVEVERGGIDGIVVSDDGVGMTEADVRAAVREHTTSKIDGLADLESGLTTLGFRGEALHTIGAVSRLTITTKPRDADDAATELRYEGGEVTDVSPAGRPPGTTVAVDDLFYNTPARRKYLKTEATEFAHVNRVVTRYALANPDVAVSLTHDGRETFSTTGRGDLRSAVLSVYGREVAEAMIEVPGDDLPAGPLDGVSGYVSHPETNRSGREYVSTFVNGRYVTADAVREAVLEAYGGQLAADRYPFVVLFLDVPPASVDVNVHPRKMEARFDDEAGLRRQVEGAVEDALLDHGLVRSSAPRGRSAPDETSVRPDDGAAAESERDGNEAADGVQTDAGDADNGHTARADAAAVDTPDGAVAPDESDPAGADAGGTRPGGTGSTVASEPTGSSDAASTGSVDANASGETTGSDAAAEAETSGTSPRTDASRAADRDDDTPESGGGRDGAEPTAAADAADKFDGPTEQRTLTGGSVDRTREYDSLPAMRVLGQFRDTYVVAETDEGLALVDQHAADERVNYERLREAFAGDTTAQSLAEPVAVELTAGEAALFDDYADALASLGFYADRAGDRAVEVTTVPAVFDETLDPEDLRDVLASFVETAEDASGRETVESLADEFIADLACYPSVTGNTSLSEGAVTDLLAALDGCENPYACPHGRPVVIELDDDELTDRFERDYPGHGGRRSG
- a CDS encoding DUF4129 domain-containing protein, producing MPSTRTVAGVALALAVGSVAAAATAVEASIAPALDSPRSGRGGGGGGSLYGLLLLLLTRVLAVFGIHVELGGGGAPSFLPVALRWLAANLPALLGAVALLAVVALAVRYRDGVVAATRSVRSRSRSPASGDGRSDWSPGDPSNAVEAAWVELVSRADAARPASRTPAEWERAGVDSGLPAAAVDRAVSLFRAVRYGGRPVTDERAARAETLRRRLAGDGETATDAEGPSETGSADAAASDRAEERGGDRGDDAVDG
- a CDS encoding DUF58 domain-containing protein — protein: MTEFRRTGRWRPAVPAAAVLVAAGVYLGDAGVLLAAAVPAAYAAYPWLSRPPAVSLSLTRTATPASPDHGDRVTVEATLTNDGRSVLPAVEFADGVPDHLVVVEGSPRGAAALRPGESTTVRYDVVAKRGTHAFDPADVTVRDVSGGHEATLSVAGDDAGATELACPPSAPEGGVPSRAGRYPGRGDAASFDAGVEFARVREYRPGDSPGRIDWRRYARDRKLTTVESPAQRAATLVLCLDARPCAFRSAGAGEPHAVAYAADAARAVGEAALDRGDRVGLAVVGESFEWIPPSGRPLTERGVGATLDEHAVAKPPARPPTPGAPGDREGLLAALPQDAHAVWFAPLVGEYVAGTARRLAAAGRDVTVVSPDVTTAATAGGRVARVERDARIAALRNAGIPVADWDPAEPLAAAFARAGLGGSP